TCACCTTTTGTAACCGTTTTTGCTTCTCTTGCTGCAGTGAATTGACCACACCTGTCAATTTAGCAAGAGTATCATTGCTGATGCTCCTTGATTGACCATTTGCAGAATCAATCAAGCTCGAATGAATGCCACTAACTGTCTTCAAGAAATCAAAGGACATCACCACTGACAACTCATGAATCATACTAATGTGGCTGTCAACTTTCTGTAGCCTGATAATCTGCAGATTCAGTAAAAAGCATAAAAACCAGTGGAATAGGCAAGCCAAAGCACTATTAATACAGCTTAAAATCCAGACAGTAGTTATCACCTTCTCATTCTGAAGCTCCTGTAGATGAGACTTAAGCTCCCCTAGTTTCTTGACAGTCAAATCACGCTCATCTACTTGTGGATCAGAAGACATCATAGACTGGCCATTGCCAGCTATTTCTGCACATATCTTTGCAATCTGTGATTGTGTTTCAGTAAATTCCTTCACTCTTTGCTTCTTCTTCGACCTCAACTCCTCCAAAACAGGTCTTATATAAGATATTTGATGCTTGAGAGTGCCCTTTCCCTTCTCAAATTGCAGAAATAAGCCACATCAACAGAAAATATAAAGggaaaaaacagaaattaaatagcAGATATATCCTAAGGTAGTAGCTAATGTACACTTTCTCATAATGAATTTTAGACATATAAGGGCTGGTTATACAGATCATATTGCACTAAGTGTTCACTATATCCTCAATAAACTCTTAAAAGCAAAGACCAGTTGTAGTTCCCATCCATGTCTTACACAATTTTACACATAAAGGGCCATCTTTCAAATGATATAACAATTAGTCTCAGACATTTCCTTTTCTTCTATCCAAGACAAATAACAAAAAAGCACTTCATGTGTTGAGATTTAAGAATGTAGCAGAAATCCCAAACAGTCTTAAAGCAGATACTTGCTGCTTGAGCGCCATTTTACTACTCAAATTGCATAAACGAGACAAATCAAAAGATGGTATGCAGCATAAAAATTGTAAACCATTTAGAACTTAGATACTTCACAGTTCACAAGAATGTAAACTGTTGACTACAACATATTACAAACTATCGCACAAATGCTAATGGGCCAAAGCGACACATAATAAGGAATTCAATAGGGAAACATAAAGCAAATATATACACTAAGATGTTAATGGACCATTTTTTTATCCTGGTGGCCATACAGTTTTTcatttttcacacaaacatgaagCATTTTCTACTATAAGAAAAATACTAACAACAAACAAACACAATGGTTGCCGCTTTAGCTACTTTCTTTAACTATTTGCTTTTGCTTCTTAAAAGGCCGgtgaaaagaaaaattataaactaaataaataaaaactaaaaaatacaTAACTAAAAGGTAACACTAATCATAGCATAACTCTATATATATGCAAGTAAACTTATGCCTTTTGTCTTAAAAAATtagtataattttataaattattattattaacttttgATCCAAAGCAACAACACAACGTAACATTAGAAAATGCAAGCTTTAGTGCCTGAAATAAAGGGATTTAAGTTGCGGTAGGAGTCTCTCATAGACTCATTTGCATCACCTTTATAGCGGTTGTGGACATGAATGGTATTATGATCCATTGCGATAAATATCAACCTTGACGTTACATCACAAAATGAAGATCGCCAAAAACGCAACCTAACGTTAAATGCTCTGCCTTTTATTCAATattacattttttttgtttcttaaaaCTATCTAAATTGAAGTGATTTGTGTAAACAACTACAATTCCATAACAATAATAATGttagaaagagaaaagaaaaatgaacaaACCCTTGAGAAGGAGAAGGAATGCTCGCCGAGGGAGGAGACGATTTTGGCGATTTCGGATTCAAATTGAGCCAAAGAGTTATGCAAATCGGCCTTGCACTTTCTTGTCATTTCAACTTTTCTTCTATAAATATTCAAGCATTCTTGCTCCAATTCCAAAAGCATCTTATCTCTTTCTCCATCACTTTCCCCTATTTCATCCCATATTATctaagtataaaaataaaaataaaaaaaaactgttAATTTGACTATCTTAGTAAAAATATCCAAAAAGAGtacaaaaattccaaaaaataaaaaaaaaagaaaaattaagtaaGAGATGAAGAACAAAACCTGTAATTCTTGAAGGAGAGAAGCGCAAGTGGTCTGGGAACGAGAAGGAGATAGAGACGGCGGCAACGTTGTCATTCTTTGGGGGGGAAACAAAACAAGAAGAATCAATGAAAAGCTAGAAACCctaagaaaataacaaaaaaaatgaaatttgaggAATTGaaatgcaaagcaaaatggaagcgtTACGAATCGGAgttttgaatttttgtttttttttttttataaggaAGGATTTATGGggggttttgtttttattttcacatttctgaTTTGTTTATCTTTCTTTCTTTGAGAGAAATTTTCTGATTTGTTTTTTAAATGCAATGATTTGATTTTTGTTAGAAAAGATTTTATAGTGAGAGAGAAAAGAGTGAGAAAATGAAAAACaacagaaaagagaaaaaaaaaaaatttatttcctTCGGGACAGAGGAGCGGTACGAAATTTTGAGTTGTTTTGGCGCGAAAATCCAagcccttattttattttttccacttcattttatttttctgaatatttgtcaaatatttatatataaaatgctctatattttttaaaaatagtttttctatatatattatttaaaaatgctatatatttttaaaaatagtttctttatatataaattatttaataaaaatatttttatttaatttatttttgttttaaatatcaATATTATATAAATACTTAAAAACAAGCTATTATAAAATACTAATTAATATTTTAGCATAATATAAATATCGTAAAATATAGCATTGAAAGATTAAAAACATAAATTGTATGgtgtatttttttaatataagttatttttatattttttttatacaatgcttAAACTTATTCATAATTCTTTTACAATGTTTAAATAAAAGGATAATAAACTTTAATTATTTGACACCAAATTATCATGTactaattataatataatatcaatagaGTTAAAACTCATTCTACAAAAttacattaaatttttaaatgtattattttatttatttttcataaatgtcaaaaataattataataattattattatcattattatcatcaTTGAGTTAATGTCCAAATTACGTTATTTATTCCAAAAAAAAATACGTTATCATTCTTTGTCTTTTTTTATCATTGCTTAACTATTAAGCAAAAGTATTTTATTTCAACTGACACGTGCTACTCACGTGTCAAATTTTTGCGGCAAAAAGCCGAAAGGCCGAAGCTTCGATCCAAATTCACTATAAAAATTCCCCCAATTTGTTCCCCGGAAAAGTTCTCAGTTTCCACCCAAATGCAAAACCCCAGATTTCTGTTCTCCCTTTTGTTTTCTATATTGATCTCAATTCTGTTCTTCAACAATATAATCGCTGAATCAACCTTCTGCCCTGAAACAATGGCGACAACCACTACTTTGGGCGGAGTCCACCCTTCCCAAGGCTCCCAAAACAGCGTCGAGCTCGAAAACCTAGCACGCTTTGCCGTCGACGAGCACAACAAGAAAGAAAATGCAATGGTGGAGTTTGTGAGGGTTGTGAAAGCAAGCGAGCAAGTTGTGGCGGGGACACTTCACCATTTGACGGTGGAAGCTGTCGACGCCGGCAAAAAGAAGCTTTATGAAGCCAAAGTTTGGGTTAAgccttggatgaattttaaagaattgCAGGAGTTTAAACATGCTGGTGATGCTGATGGTTCCGCTTCTTTTACAGCTTGTGATCTTGGTGCCAAGAAAGGTTGTTGagctttttctctttttgtttGATTACTTTTTTTAGGAGATTACTGGGTTTTCTTTAAAATGATGATCCGTTGATTGCTGAAAGCGGATTAAAATAGTAGAGtttgatttttctttctttctttttgagatGGGTTTTTTAAACAAcgaattttaatttttgtgaatgtattagaatatttttaattaatttttactcTAAAACtaggtttttattgatgatatagtGTGTAGATATGCTAGATATATTAACACTGATAggaaatcaaatataattacttttGTATGAATTTTTTAGTgtttaaaccccaaaaaaatgaacaaaaataagAAAGCAATATCAAACATCGGCTAATTGCATAAGAGAGAAATTCTATATTAATATTGGTTTTGAAGTCCCAAGAAAATTGTTAATCTCTTACGTATAGTTTTATTTGAAACTTCATTgggaatttatattaaattatgttCAGATGTCCATGGACCAATGCTGCAAGCGGTGGCCACAAATGATCCCGTAGTTCAGGATGCTGCGGATCATGCTGTGAAGACCATACAACAGAGATCCAATTCCCTTCTGCCTTACGAACTTAAAGAAATAGTTCATGCCAACGCTGAAGTAAGCACCAATCTGTTCCCATTTCCTCGAATCTTTGTCATGTTTTACCATAATTGGCATGTGATTTGGTTATTTTAACTGCATCCCATTTAGTGTGATGTTTGAGATTCTTATGGAAGTTAGAGCATAAGTTCTTTATATCCGGATACGAGTATGAGAATATGATCCTTCACCCCAAATACATGTGTATGATATTGGCATCCAATTATGAGTAACATAGAGCTGGTTGCTGCTCTTGTCAACGTGTTTATTCTTTCCTTTATGCATCTTTGTATGCATATAAGTCGTGTGTTtgattgaaaatgaaaatgtgtTACAGGAGAATGTGTCATACAATGTTATATAACTATGTGTATGTGTTTATTCTGTATCCCTATCCAATCCATAACCGAACATGGGCTTGAAAATATGACCTTCCAAAGAACTTTCGAGTATATTGAACGTACTTGGGCATGATACATACTCAGATCCGATACTCATACCAAAGCCTGAGTACCATAGAAGAATGGTGTCATCTAAGTTCTGGTCACCTCACACTAGCTTCTGGTTCATTATATTTTGTACTGTGAAAACTCTAGATTCTACTTGAAAATCTTGCTCATCTTTCAATGTGTTAAAGATTTGATTCGTTGTCCAAGAACTAAAAATCAATCAACCTAGTTGACAATCAACATATGATTGAACAACTGCAAAATCAGTTTCATTCGGGTGCTAAGTGTTTGAGTATGCAAATAGGTATTGGAAGATTTTGCAAAACTGAACATGGTTCTTAAAGTGAAGAGAGGAGACAAGGAAGAGAAGTTCAAGGTGGAGGTACACCATAAGAACGAAGGGACTTACCATCTGAACCACATGGAGCAAGATCACTCTTGAAAGTTAATGGTATGGTAAAACTGTTAAAGAGTTTGAATCTTAATATGATGATATGACTATAAAAATAGTGTGAACCTTGTATCATGTGCTTATCTTTACTCCTGTTGTAGAACTTATGTTGTAAGAATGTTCGGGGAACATACAAGAATAACATGTCTTTGTATTATGTGTTAACCTTTTGGAATACAGTGCAGACCTTTGGAATTTACAGTGCTATAGATTTATGTTTGACGGTGTGCGAATTCTTCTTGTTTTTTTTAATACCTGTTTATATATGCATATTTGGATTTGGACACGAGGATGTGATCTGATATCTTCCAAAAGGAACTCTAAATACATTGAAAAATGAATTCCTTTTACAAGGAGAGAGTTATATTAGTACAAGCCAGGGTAATATTTCATGTGTTGCCAACACTTGAATATGAGTAGGCCCGACAATTGGTGTTAGATTTGTGAATTTTATAAAATTGGTTGTAATTATTTGTTACTtaaattatttagatttatttggtACTTAAAATTTTAACCTTAAGCTTTTCTAAACTTTGTAACTTATACGTATTTGGTATTTAATTtcttttacttagtttaaaatgtacttttagtccctttacttaaaacttacaaacttAGAAATTAATGTCTGAAATTgatcttcaatcaaattcatatgAATGGCTGTTAAATtgacaaaatttaatataaattatcagattagattaaaatttcaaaattttaaattaaaaacttgagtgagtgattttaaatttaaaaacttaaaGAGTGATTTTAATATCTTAAAGTATTAAAATTAGCAATGATTAGattaaacttttaaattaaaaaataaagagtgattttaatttcttaaaagtattttaacctactaaaaaatattataatattaatatttaaaaataatatgttgcttacatataaaattttaataaatgaaaaaatagaagtattattaaattaaaattaatatttttcaaaaaataatataAGCGGGTAAACTTATTGCACGTGCTGTATtcaatttatattataaataaaaattagattatcttATTGCAAGTAAAATCTTCAAAGAGAAATAgtattaataataaaagaaaagaaaataagattTTGTCTTAGTAATTCTTTTATCAAATCTTATAATACTCATAATAAACAACCATGAAGGAAATTCCTACCCTTTTCTTTTACTACTACTATGGATTAATTTAGTATTGTTTTAGTATTGTTGTTTAGAGAAAGTGCTTTAaagaaaaatatgatttattaCTTTCAGATTTTTAACATTGTTGTAAAAAGCTGCAGTTGAAAATTAAGATGATCATAattatttgagtataatattagATTCATTtagataaaacatcaaaataataattatttaatgtaattaaaataaacttagaattatttttaaaaatatttaagaatgttatgttgtttatatgaaaaattttaataaatgaaaaaatacagaattataatactaattaaagataaaaatatttaaaaataatatagacaacttaaaattgaacttatttaattatttataacctCAAATAAGGATAAAGTATATTAGTACTTGATGCAATCCCATAGATAAAATGGTATTATATTGTAAGCATTAAATTCATCATAAAAAATGAGATTAGAAGTccaattaaattagttaaatttggGCAAGCCTTTTTAATCTTACTATAATTTATTTCAAACCATCTTTAGTGACAGTGAAATTTAATTCATGCCTTAAAATCTCTATCCCCAAACTCTTCTGTTTTCTTGCTTGCCAATCACACAAATTACAGGATTTTAATTTCCATTTTTAAATTGTAACTCTTATGCTATATTTTTATccaataaatttaatcattaatatttgcatgttttattaaaattttaattccttTTGGCATCAATTTGGTTTTTCTTAAATTGTTttctttaataaatttaatgaaattactgTTAAAAAGTTAACGAGGATGATGTGAAATTTTATATGtggaatatttttaataaaatgtgatttattacttaaaataaatgtaattatctaaaaaattaaagaaatgttAAACATTGAATTTATTAGAAAAAGTAGTTTGAAGAAAAAATTAAAGGTTGGTGATTAAAAGAATTCAAAAATACAACTAGAATCATTTTGATAAAACATCCAAAGTGACCAAATTTatcattaaatcaatttattattatattaacttataatttttaaaaattaaagcacTAATAGAAAAATCTTCACTCTGGGGGCAATGTAATTACCTACCTCTCCGTTACTTTCTTTTTGAACTAAAACatcttttatataataaaaaaaaaccatattatttatgatatattttgAATAAATTCAGTTTTAATTCAATTGCTAATATATCAATGGTTTGGCTGGGGCCTCGACTGTGAATTTATTCCTTTAAATCTTTTAgtttgtaaattttaaattatcattATAAATTACACATTGACTCTTCAAGAATAAAAAATTTTGTTTAattcttaataaaataataaaattataaattaatacgaTAATGAAATTGCATTTTaactattataatttttttagtttAAAATTGCCTCAGAAAATTTTTGGCTTCTTCGCCATTGGTAACATTTGTCAGGGTTCTTAACATCTACAACCTTAAATGCTACCTTTAGTTTATTCTCAGTTTATTGATCATTCCTGTCATGTGTTAAGAGGTTTCTAGAATACCAAATGatcctgtcgaaaccattttttgaaaacgggatCGACTTGATTTTGAAGACGAAatttaaaacgggagtcgccaccgatcttgattttgtgtgatcgggtcacctttgttttaataaaacaattttagtttactaaaacgacattttggtctacgaaattcaagagaataggttcgggagtaggttacgtgcgaggaaggattagcaccctcgacacgcccaaaaattggtaccgaattcattagttaatgtcttaatgtcgaaagctGAAAATCGGGAATGGATTTTAAATACGATTTTTTATTAATatcgattttaaaattcttgaattagctcaaaatgattgttaaagatttccttatctcgagatatcggggtatcacatcccgtaagttaggacacaataccatgaattctcgAGCGCAAGGtcatcttttattttaattagaaaTCCATGTGTTTTAACTCGAAAAGGATATTTGTTAATTAGAaacaatgagaaaattgaaaccccgtaagttagggcacaattcccggatgttccaaaatgcgaaacattgccttactTTGAAATTCTAGTTTTTGAATAGTAGCAAAGGTAGTATTTAAACGATGTACGTTATTTGTTTAGGTTAAAACGAAGCGATTTATTGGATAAATGTAGTGAAATTTAATTCATAAGgcgataataaaaaataaaaatatgatgcAACATAGAGTGATGATACATGAATAAAGTTTTACGCGAGCAAATGACAATAGTGGAAATACGAATAAACGAATTATAACACACACAATGGCAATAACATAACATATGTCAATTAAATAACAAGCTTAATAAACACAGAAATGAGGTGATAATATAAAAtgatttgaatcaaacaaatagataatcttaaatataaaatatatacataaaggattttaaaataaatactatAAAGGCacttaaagtaaataataaaaaaatctaaaatcattaatgaaaagtttaaaatcatAATACGTAAAAAGaagttcaaaataaataatatacatagtATAAAAACTTATCATAAATATATGCATAAAAAAATAGACAACGTGCAAAGGGTTTAAGataaaacatatgaaaatttaaaataaatgccCTATACAAAAAGGCGGTTTAAGGATAAAcgttatataaatttataataataaataattcaaaatgaTATATAAAAGGTTTAAAATAAGTAAGCGAAAAGCAATGTAAAATAATTAACATGTATATAATAATTCAAAATGATATGTAAAACCAAAACAagataaaatagataatatataagatagtttatgataaaaataagtcaaaaatgaATATTATGTAGatagaaatttaaaataagtaacaTACAATACATTTAAAAAGGGTATATATGAAAATGGATAACACATATAGAAATTTGGAAGTAATAATATACAAAAAAGAATATTTTAGAATACATAATAAAAGCAGTTTAGGATGAATAATacatttaacaatttaaaataaacaatggATAAAGCAATTTAAAGtatatgaaataatttaaaataatatatatctaagaCAATTTAAAAcagtataatttataaaatttaaggtAAATGAAAATAgtttaagataaataaataaacgaaAGGTCTAGATTGTCATGAAAAAAAGGGTGAAATTACAAATAAAACAAAGATTAAGGGTCCAAATTCGAATAAAATAAATGCGaatattaaaaggactaaattaaaatctaaataaaattaaagggagaattaagaaagaaaaaaaaagggtaatAGACTTATTTAAAACGTGCCGAAACCTCAAGGGACTGGTTGGGAAATTTTCCCCAACCCCTTATGCGCAACGTTTAATTTGTCTAGGTTAGGGACCAAATcagtaatgaaataaaataattggGCGCTATTTGAAAGGATAAAAAAACGCAAATCAGGATCAAATCAAGGGTCAGAAAAGGAGGAGGGGCCAAAGTGGGTAATTTCCCATTCAAGGGAGACATGCGGACCCCTCCCCTTTCTAAACGGTGCCATTTGCTTCttttatttaagttaattttttttttaaaattcattctTCTATtgctgtttaaaaaaaaaaaacttttaaacaCCCCCCATTTCAATTCCTCTGCTAAGGTTttaaacccctcatttttgcctCCTCCATAGCCGACCATGAACTCCTCGGCGGTCCTCCACGCCCATGCCACGAATCGGTGACCAGTATTGCGTGATGTGGGATTCTCCAACCCTCTTTGAACGAGTTCGAGGATGGAATCTCCCCAACTTGCGGCACCATAAAGAGAGGAGGAGCCTTTTGGTTCCTCTCCCTACGCCACGGCCAATGGCCAAACACCAAGGGTTCGGCGACCTTTAGATCGGCGAGGGAAAGTCGGAGCACACCCCAAGCAGTAAATCGTAAGTTCCCTTTTTTATTATTCGTATTTTATTACTGTTTTGtgtgtaaaaaaaattaaaaagaaataaagaagaaaGCAAATCTAAGTGGAAAAGAATGAAATTTGAAACTCAACAATAATCACATTTTGAAATCGTCTATTCTTTTGATTAATTTCGTTTGGTAAATGTCTGTAGTTGTTTACAAAGCATTGATTTCGGCTTTTAAAGCCAATCTACCAACCGTTCACTTCCCCTTTTTTGttcttttgtttattattttcttttgcatGCTCTCTGTTGTTGCATCTGATTTGATTGCAGATGTCAGAAGTGAAAGGCTGGTGGTTGGCTCGAGGGGAGGCCAAGGGTTCGGCAGCACGAGTGGCTGTTGAAAAAATAAAGGTAGTGGGCTATTAGGGTTAGTTTAGGAAATGGGCTAATAGGgttttgatttatttttgacTTTAATCTATAATGGGCCATTTATTTTGGACTTTTAATTTGGGTTTCATTATTTTGTTGGCCAGGCCAAAATTGGCTATAATAGATCCAAAGAGCAATTTCAATTTCTCTGCATTTTTCAATACaaaatttatcaaacatatatgcTAACCAATCTTTTAAACTTCTATCAACATATAGGGATTGCAA
The Gossypium arboreum isolate Shixiya-1 chromosome 10, ASM2569848v2, whole genome shotgun sequence genome window above contains:
- the LOC108464529 gene encoding cysteine proteinase inhibitor 6-like gives rise to the protein MQNPRFLFSLLFSILISILFFNNIIAESTFCPETMATTTTLGGVHPSQGSQNSVELENLARFAVDEHNKKENAMVEFVRVVKASEQVVAGTLHHLTVEAVDAGKKKLYEAKVWVKPWMNFKELQEFKHAGDADGSASFTACDLGAKKDVHGPMLQAVATNDPVVQDAADHAVKTIQQRSNSLLPYELKEIVHANAEVLEDFAKLNMVLKVKRGDKEEKFKVEVHHKNEGTYHLNHMEQDHS